From the genome of Pseudomonadota bacterium, one region includes:
- a CDS encoding stage II sporulation protein M, protein MIIDLNNFIKEEQPFWSELEEKLENLDKDAGFSFDLSGVKRFHYLYQRASSDLAKIMNFSAEQDIKVYLESLVARAYSEINESRKNTEKFNFLKWLFKTFPQTFRKQIAAFWISLAIISAGCIFGIAAIAFDTDSKEILMPFSNLMIDPSERVAKEESAKEDRMAGHKSYFSAHLMTNNIRVSIFAMGLGITWGVGTILVLFVNGTMLGAVIADYVLAGKTKFLLGWLLPHGSVEIPAILIAAQAGLVIAGALIGWGKPISLRQRLREISSDIVTLIGGVSVMLIWAGIIEAFLSQYHEPVISYELKIAFGIVELVLLILFLSFSGRQNFKKSTL, encoded by the coding sequence ATGATCATTGATTTGAACAATTTTATCAAAGAAGAACAGCCTTTCTGGTCCGAACTGGAAGAAAAACTGGAAAATCTGGATAAAGATGCAGGGTTTTCTTTTGATCTGTCAGGGGTTAAAAGATTTCATTATTTGTATCAGCGCGCATCTTCCGATCTTGCCAAAATAATGAACTTTTCAGCAGAGCAGGATATTAAAGTCTATCTTGAATCACTTGTCGCAAGAGCATACTCCGAGATTAATGAAAGCAGGAAAAATACTGAAAAATTTAATTTCTTAAAATGGTTGTTTAAAACTTTTCCGCAAACATTTCGCAAACAGATAGCAGCATTTTGGATATCTCTTGCAATAATTTCTGCCGGGTGCATCTTCGGTATTGCGGCAATTGCATTTGATACAGACTCAAAAGAAATTCTCATGCCGTTTTCCAATCTTATGATTGATCCTTCCGAACGTGTGGCAAAAGAAGAAAGCGCCAAAGAAGACCGGATGGCGGGACATAAATCATATTTTTCAGCACATCTGATGACTAATAATATCAGGGTTTCAATTTTCGCGATGGGACTTGGCATAACATGGGGAGTTGGAACAATTCTTGTTCTTTTTGTGAATGGAACTATGCTGGGAGCTGTAATTGCAGACTATGTTCTGGCTGGAAAAACCAAATTTTTATTAGGCTGGCTTTTACCGCACGGTTCTGTGGAGATTCCTGCCATTCTTATCGCAGCACAAGCAGGACTTGTTATTGCAGGAGCTTTAATCGGATGGGGAAAACCTATATCATTGCGGCAACGTTTAAGAGAAATTTCTTCTGATATTGTAACCTTAATCGGAGGAGTATCGGTAATGCTTATCTGGGCCGGCATTATTGAGGCTTTTCTTTCCCAATATCACGAACCGGTTATTTCTTACGAATTAAAAATCGCATTTGGCATAGTTGAGCTGGTTCTCTTGATATTATTTCTTTCATTTTCAGGAAGACAAAATTTTAAAAAATCGACTTTATGA
- a CDS encoding MoxR family ATPase, which yields MNADTDKLAKVLELIRQEVSKVIIGQNHVIDKSLIAIFTGNHVLIEGVPGIAKTLLVRTLAFVLGCDFSRIQFTPDLMPSDITGTNVFNIKDSSFSLIKGPVFTTFLLADEINRAPAKTQSALLQAMQEKSVTIDNDTYHLSPYFTVFATQNPIEYEGTYPLPEAQKDRFLFKITMDYPDRDEELILAKKMLGNDSPEEILAAGAVKQILTPKLLDKLRQLLTGIIIREELIDYIVEIVRSTRTNQSIMIGAGPRATQALIQACRAFAAINGRDFVTPDDIKYLAVPALEHRIILRPEYEIEGLTIQEVINTILQDIAVPR from the coding sequence ATGAATGCCGACACTGATAAACTTGCAAAAGTGCTTGAGCTTATAAGACAAGAAGTTTCCAAAGTCATTATAGGTCAGAACCATGTGATTGATAAGTCCCTGATAGCAATTTTTACAGGCAACCATGTGCTTATAGAAGGAGTTCCGGGTATTGCAAAAACTCTTCTTGTCAGAACATTAGCCTTTGTCCTTGGTTGCGATTTTTCAAGAATACAATTTACGCCCGATTTAATGCCAAGTGATATTACAGGAACAAATGTATTCAATATCAAAGACAGCTCTTTTTCTCTGATTAAAGGCCCTGTGTTTACCACATTTCTGCTTGCGGACGAAATCAACCGCGCACCGGCCAAAACCCAGTCAGCGCTACTTCAGGCCATGCAGGAAAAATCTGTAACCATTGATAATGATACTTACCACCTTTCTCCATATTTTACAGTATTTGCTACGCAAAACCCGATTGAATATGAAGGCACATATCCATTACCTGAAGCTCAAAAAGACAGGTTTCTCTTTAAAATAACAATGGATTATCCGGATCGTGACGAAGAATTGATTTTAGCAAAAAAAATGCTTGGAAATGATTCTCCTGAAGAAATACTTGCAGCAGGGGCTGTTAAACAAATACTTACGCCCAAATTGCTTGATAAGCTCCGGCAACTTTTAACCGGTATAATTATTCGTGAAGAACTAATCGATTACATTGTTGAGATAGTAAGAAGCACTCGAACAAACCAGTCAATAATGATAGGTGCCGGGCCCAGAGCCACCCAGGCCCTGATTCAGGCATGCAGGGCATTTGCTGCAATAAATGGAAGGGATTTTGTAACTCCTGACGATATAAAATATCTGGCTGTACCGGCTCTTGAACACCGGATAATTTTAAGGCCTGAATATGAAATAGAAGGACTGACCATACAGGAAGTAATTAATACAATATTACAGGATATTGCTGTGCCGAGATGA
- a CDS encoding DUF58 domain-containing protein, with protein MNLIPTSRLLFLFAVICIPFTILASVISSAAILSYAIIFVFVLAATVDAFLSVRSFDGIRIECNELVRISVGRSSAIKIIIKNDAPQNGPIRLGLLFPDQLFSENQDIFFNLSSKEISSAIAWPVKGLKKGQYLLNKCYLEKKSLAGLWAKRTTFPIYCEIRVYPDLFSENKLLAALSADKSMGAHARRQIGKGREFEKLRDYNPGDSYEDIHWKATAKRSLPVTKVFQVERTQDIYVMIDASRMSARNAHIFNNGLLGKERRSADNNSSIFPQETILDRYITAALMIGKTAEKHGDNYGIVLFSDRVSLFIKAKSGKAHYSICRDSLYNADPNRVTPDFRELFTFAGTRIRKRALMIILTSLDDPVMSEDFIKHIHILSRYHLIMANMIKPAAANSIFSSSDIMSINSVYQDLGGHIVWNRLRELNVSLARQGADFFLLESRRLCSQLISNYINIKQRQIL; from the coding sequence ATGAACCTGATTCCAACCAGCAGACTTCTATTTTTATTTGCAGTTATATGTATTCCATTTACAATACTTGCATCTGTGATTTCCTCAGCAGCAATACTCTCCTATGCAATTATCTTTGTTTTTGTTTTGGCTGCTACTGTTGACGCCTTTTTATCTGTTCGTTCATTTGATGGTATCCGGATAGAATGCAATGAATTGGTCAGAATATCTGTGGGCAGGTCTTCTGCAATTAAAATTATAATTAAAAATGATGCACCACAAAATGGGCCAATCAGATTAGGGCTTTTGTTTCCGGATCAATTATTTTCAGAAAATCAGGATATCTTTTTCAATCTTTCTTCCAAAGAAATTAGCAGCGCTATAGCATGGCCTGTTAAGGGTTTAAAAAAAGGGCAATATCTGTTAAATAAATGCTATCTTGAGAAAAAATCTCTTGCAGGCCTGTGGGCAAAACGCACGACCTTTCCTATTTACTGCGAGATAAGAGTTTATCCTGATCTTTTTTCAGAAAACAAACTTCTTGCAGCATTATCCGCAGATAAAAGCATGGGAGCACACGCAAGAAGGCAAATCGGAAAAGGCCGTGAATTTGAAAAACTAAGAGACTATAATCCCGGAGACAGTTATGAAGATATCCACTGGAAAGCAACAGCAAAACGTAGCTTGCCGGTCACAAAAGTCTTTCAGGTGGAACGAACCCAGGATATCTATGTCATGATTGATGCATCCAGGATGAGCGCACGAAATGCCCATATTTTTAACAATGGTCTGCTTGGAAAAGAAAGAAGATCTGCTGATAATAATAGTAGCATATTTCCGCAGGAAACGATTTTAGACAGATACATTACAGCAGCCTTGATGATCGGGAAAACTGCTGAAAAGCACGGCGACAATTATGGGATAGTACTTTTTTCAGATCGGGTCAGCCTTTTTATAAAAGCAAAAAGTGGGAAGGCTCATTATAGTATATGCAGAGATTCTCTTTATAATGCCGATCCGAACCGTGTAACTCCTGATTTTCGTGAATTATTTACGTTTGCCGGTACACGGATAAGAAAAAGAGCTTTAATGATTATTTTAACAAGCCTTGATGACCCTGTTATGTCTGAAGACTTTATAAAACACATCCACATATTAAGCAGGTATCATTTAATTATGGCAAATATGATAAAACCGGCCGCCGCTAATTCAATTTTTTCATCTTCCGATATTATGTCTATAAACTCTGTTTATCAGGATCTGGGAGGCCATATCGTGTGGAACCGGTTAAGGGAGCTGAATGTTTCCCTTGCAAGACAGGGGGCCGATTTTTTTCTTCTGGAAAGTCGCAGATTGTGCTCGCAATTGATCTCAAATTATATCAATATCAAGCAAAGACAAATATTATGA